The following DNA comes from Solea solea chromosome 6, fSolSol10.1, whole genome shotgun sequence.
GAGCATGCATTATAAACACAAGGATGTATACAATGATAGAACAATGTGaagcattaaaaataaacagtataaaCAGCATTTTTGTCAGGGATTGCACGctaacatgtaaaaaaaacgcTGCACTTGAATTCAATGATATTCAGTTGACTGTTATAGGaagggaaaaaaggaagagCTGGAATCACAGGACGTGTTGtcattaaaacatattaaaaacaataacaataattctaTTTAAGATTAAATTGCTCGTATGTGCTGCCCTTAAGTACAGAAAAATATAACAATACCCTGGTCATGTCCTGTTATTAGCTGCAGTGTCTTGCTAATGTTATGTAGCCACTGGTTAACAGTAACTTGCTGCTTCAGTCTAATTCAcagcagacagaaaaacaacgcagacgaaaaaaaaggatttaccCGAAGGTTCGGGTTAGTTCCTGagtccagcagctgctgttgcaGACACTTCGTTCCGTTTACACTCTTTAAAACAATGACTTTCAGTCGCTGTCAATTTCTCTCACAATCCAGACACATCACACAAGTCTCGCGCCAACACAACTAACCGGATGTAGAATGTCGTCATGAGTACAAATTACACCCTCAGTTTGGCCTTTCAGGTAGCACTTTATCAGAAAGTGTATAGAAACAAGAAGTATTATCGCTTTTATGTCttaatttgatgtaaaaaaatacagtttaactGAGATTAAGACaattgaaaatgtttgaatgaaCTATAGTTTGTGAACTAGGTATAATTCACCTGCAGTTTATGCTTAGGTGCTGCCTGAATTAAAAATCCAGGGCTAAACAATATCTATTTCCGGTGCACGTTTTAACGCACATCTTTGTATGGGGAAAATCCTCACATTCACAGCTATAACTTTCAGAGACCTAATAACTGGCTTTGAACAGTTGTATAAAGAGAGTTCTCTACATGTTCTGAACAAGACTGATAACGTTGTGttcagcacattttttttcataattctTCCCAGTTAAAGATGTGCATTCAAGCTTGCACTTgcttttggtgttttattttgaaagcggATGTCGATATCCTTACAAATCAACTAGTTAATTGGTTTGCAggcttattttctatttttaaccGTAAAAGAAACGCCTTTGTAAGGAAGTCGTCAAAGTTCAGATTTTGAATCTAACAACAACAGGTGGAGCATGAACATGAAGCTTAAAGGTGAAGATAATAAGGTAAGTGTGGTGATGACTTCCGACATGTCAAAAGCCAAATGAAATAAAGCCCTTGTAGGTACAGTTAAGTTTTTTGACTTGCAACTAATACTGTTATATCTCATCATCCTACTTTTTACTGAGGACGTAGGTCATTATACGACAAAGAAGTCAATAATACACAATATGTTtttgcagcaaacacacagatgttATTGATAATATTATTGATGGCTCTGTTTAGATCAAGTAATCAGGACAGTGTAACAGTGAGCCAGTGTGTATTTATCAGTAGTAAATATAACATAATTCATTGTATAATTACACATtcctattcaattcaattcaatagtCATCATTTTGACAGGTAACAGTGGGAAAAGCACAGCTGTAATTGAATTGATGGCGgcttccatttagcttcctcagttgAAGTGTGCCTGCTGGCTCACAACCATCGTTATTGTGATAAGTAACTTTTGTGCTTTTCTTGCTTTCCCTGCTGAAACTTGTTAAAATTTCTCCTGTGCAAAAGGCATTCATGATATAATTGTCTTTATACAGAGCAGAGCCAGTAGAATGGAAATTACGGTATCAGTCAAACTATCTGAATATAATAGGGCCTGTAATGAAAAATGATAAGTGGCAGTGTGGAAGTGAGCTgctctgtttttcatttgtcacCTGTCCCTGAAAGGGACTTAGTTACCGTCTCTTCACCAACAGGAACAACTGTTTTTACTTCATAAGTCCTAAAACGGAAAGTCAAGACAACCCAGACTTGCTCCAATTAACTTTATTAGCACACACATATTCATTCTTCAGTCTTGCCAGTTACACACAGCATTGCAAAGCACATTCAGAGAAAGTCTTCTCAGTCAGCTGTTAATGTCAACATTTCCTGTCTGTTACATGTTAAGAAATGGTCCATGTCTTCGCTGATTTTTCAGtttgcacaataataagagGATAGCAAAGCTTCTAAAACAAAAGCATACACGTGAATTTATTCTCGGTCTGTCATATAAGGTGTGCAGACCTGAGGGCAGTGTCTGAAGGCTCGTTACCATGTCAAATCTACGAAACACAAACTCCTAACATCCTGTATTTGAACTAGGTATTTTAGCCTGTAGTTAAATAAGCTGCTACAAATGTGTGGTCGTCTAAGTATTCCACGGGATTGCACTGTAAATCAAGGCCTCAGGTGGTATGTAAATAAAGTGGCTTTGCTTCGCCCTATAGATGACACGTGTGTTTAGCACTTGGCTTCAGTAGCACCAAGGGGTAACTGTCTAAAGGGATTCATTTAACATTGCACCATTACTGAGACTCTATGCTAGACAGATAAACACATAACTAGAAGGAATGAGGATTACATAtaggtttgtcttttttttctacttgatttttttcagattttttctaTCTATTATGACACTGATCATTGCATTTTCTCATCAGTTTCTCTCTAGTCATCCTTGTCATCCTTCTCATTCTTATCAGTGCGGGCTGAGTCCCTGTCCGTCTCCCTCCTGGATTCCTTCACCacctgacattaaaaaaaaagatagtttAGGTGACatcaaatttaatttatattaagTAACTTTAAATTGTATGttttcataaaacaaataatatataaaaggaGATATATTTCCTTAAtatccttttattttgtataaaacGTTGTACCTCTCCATCTCTAGTCTCAACTGTCTTTATCACCACAGTCCTTTTGCTCCCGCTGTCTGAAGTGCGTTCATAGTCTAGAAAAAAACAGGTCAAAGAACTGCTCAGTTCATTTCCATTCCACAAAATAGATGATTTGGGTTTCTGGTTGAATTATGTTTatcaataataaacataattcCAAGAATTTGGAAAAGTAAAAGCTTATTTTTGAAGTTAAGCTTACCTCGATCTAGGTGGTTGCTCATGCCGATGTTTAAGATGGGAACAGTAATCCTAAACAAGGATATGAAATTTTGGTTTAGGTTACTTACTTAGGTTATGTAAAAAACTTGCTCTACAGATATTAGTAGATCATCAAATctgacaacaaaagaaaagtaaaatgtaaatgtatttatgaccCAACTAACATTTAGTCAGCAGTTAAACTGGACAATTAGACAGATCTAACACACAAAgtgttattttatcactttaacaactttactttactttaatgaGCAAATTTCTATGATAAAATTGgacctgaaaaaaaatattctccCTCACCtgctctcctccccctccagcaGCTTACGGTAAGTGGCAATCTCAATGTCCAGAGCCATTTTAACATTGAGGAGGTCCTGGTACTCCCGGAGGTGGCGAGCCATCTCGTCCTTCAGGTGGCGGATCTCGTCCTCCAGTCTGCCAACACTGTCCTGGTAGTTGATGATCTCATTGCTAAACTGGTCCTCCATTTCACGCATCTGCCTCAGCAGAGCTTCATTCTGAAAAGCACACATCCACTCAGTACCAAATGTGAAGTAGTTTTTAATACTGCAccacaaatgaatatataaaGTGTACTTTTGCCTCACCGTGTTTTTCAGTGCATCAACTTCGCAGTTGAGAGACTGTATCTGCCTCCTGGACTCATTGCTCTCCTGCTTGGCTTGCCTCAGGGCATCAGTGTTGCGCTTTGCAGACTCAGTCAAATCAACAAACTGTAAGAACAAAACATGTAGCACACaagcatgaatgtgtgtttgagagatTCTGTTAGATTATCTGTCCTTTTGTCTGTCTGCCCACCTTGGACTTGTACCAGTCCTCAGATTCCTGCATGTTCTTTAAGGCAATGGTCTCATACTGAGCCCTGATGTCCCTCAGAGCACCAGTTAGATCAGGCCTGGAAGTGCTGTCCACCTCCATCTTCAGCTGGTGGGTCTGGACACTCACTTGCACATCTTGGATTTCCTAGAAATTATGATAAGGAGAAAATGAAGCAAAATATTGTCACTTAATGAATTAAGTGAAGCGTATATGCTGAGGAAGCTCTTATTTATAAATTGCATGCATTTCAGGCTAAAATCAAACATTAACACAACATATTTGAACTATCTCTACCAAAACAGCCAATCACTGGGATTATCATCTCTATGTCATCACTGTCGGAGAGTGAGTCGCTTCGGATACCGTTTCTTAATGACATAGAAACCTACTCTTGAAAGAAAAGGACCTCTAATTTTCTAATGACAGTGAACTGTAGTGGAGCAAGTGGAGCTTACTTCATCATGGAGTTTCTTAAGGAACTCAATCTCATCCATCAGAGACTCAATCTTTCTTTCCAGCTCCAGACGGGACAGTGTGGCATCATCCACATCCTAGTTTTTCATATAAGAAACAAAACATCCGTTACAAAAATAGCAACATgatttttattcattgtttgattACTGATAAATTCCAGTATATGTTGGTTTCAGTCATGTTTGTTTGAGTTAAAATGTGGAGAAAAATCTCATTAAACTTTCTGTCAATATACTAAGAAATTACGCTTTTTGTTaagaattttaaaatgtaagacAGCCAACAATAActacaatacattttaatgtttttgatcATTGTTCTATCACATTACTGTGACTCTATAATTCAAGTGTTGAAGATAGAACAAAGCTGTTCATTTTGACCTGTTACCTGAGCCTGAGGACACTGTAATCACCAGGGAAGTGAGTGTTTACCTTTCGGAATGCAACCAGGTTATTCTCAGCATCTGCCCTCTTCTGGGCCTCTTCATCCAACCTTGGCAACGAGAGTGAGACAGAATAGTTCAGACATTGGATGAGTAGATCACCCTTCCTGTCTAAGGTTGCACCAGGGCATCAGCTGGCAAAAAGCTTTTCTGGATCAATTAGTTAATGCAATGTCCTGTAAAAAGGGTTTTGGTTGTGTACCCAGTGGGATCACCAGCTGCGCCTCTCAACTAATGTGGTTTGCCCACAGGTCAATAAGGTCAACTACACTCATTCAATAAGGTTATGTACACACACTTCCCCCctctttttaaagatttatcTTGCTCTCGTTATATTGATCACTATTGATTCAGAGACAAAGGAGGAATATTTACAAGGTAGTAATAAGAACTATGCAGCCTgtgagctgtttttttgtgaactttcACAAGCAGAAATGTTAATTCACGCTCCAGAAAAAAgcagcaaagaaataaaaaaaacgtcagCCTGTCATGAAATGGAGGTGTAGATAAACTGCAATGAATTAACATCCCATCCAGGCCTGGGTGAGTAGAAATACTCTGGTAACTGGAGATAAGCACTGACCAGATTCTCCTTCATGTATGACTTGTCAATACAAAAGAATACCTGCGGTCCTGCATGACTTATCGAAGTGTTTACGCAAACTCAGTTAGAGTTCTTGATTTTCCGCGATGACTTATCACATTATCACAGTATATGTGAGTTTGTTGATTTCCTGCTAACTTTATTTTCTGGGATGGACCTCGCGCGGTCAATGTCTGGATGTACGGCTGCATCTGTCCTGTCAGACAGAGGGCATTCTTGGACCAAACATGAAGTAGATTAGTGAGGAAAGCACCACATAGTGGGACCTGCTCCCTCATCTTTAATTCATGTGATGTTACTCGGGGCCCTTTTGTCCTAATGGGGTCCCTGGCACCATCCCATCAGCACAGAGGGACACTCAAAACACCTAATGGAGTCATTGAGTCACATTGATTTTTCCTGATGCTGCTCTGGCCACGCCTGATatccatcctctcctcctcctcccctccccacTCCTCAGCCAGCCCCACCCTTTGTCTGGTCCATCCATCCTGTTACACTCTGATCTCTTCTCCCTTTGTGCATATGTgattatgcacatttttaagtcaatacattcatttaaaaaagaaagaaaaaaagtcattatttatCTTCATGATGTAGTTTGATAGTAAATAGTGTTTTTAACTTTCCTGCATGAGAACACGTCACACCAAACACTCCGTTATGTTAATTTCAGCGCATAAAAAATAGCgtaacatacacatatacatgacATTATGCATTGATGCATGCGATGCAGTGCAGTGTCCTGTATCATGCAGTTGCTCTATTGTCCACTCTGCTCACATGCCACGCCCTACTCAACCATCATATCTGTGTCCAGTGGAAAGGTGCCTTGGGAATCTCTACCTCTTCTGTGCTTGTGTCAGTGATGACTGTGATGGAGACATTAGCTCAATGTTTATAACTGAAAAACCTACAACTGGAAAATTTGGAGGAAATAAAAACCATGACTATAAAGTGTTGGACAGGTCATAACTTTCTCTATTCCTACTGACCTTCAGCCATCTGAAGTTATCACTTATAAGCATTTCTCTATTTATCTTTTCTCAATGTCAGAAGCTCCAATCATGATCTTCTACACTACTACACTATTCTTTCTCATCTCTTCATGCTGGTACCAACCTCTGCTTGAGCAGAGCCAGGTCTTCTGCAACGTTGTCCCTCTCCATCTGGTACTGGTCCCTCTCCTTGACGACAGCGTCCATCTGGCGCCGTAgctccctcagctcctcctggaaCATCTCAGAGGCTCGGTTGGGCTGGCCATGCTGATGCTGGCCCTTGAACTGGTTTAGTTCCTGCTGCAGTGCACCGTTCTGCTGCTCCAGGTAGCGCACCTTCTCGATGAAGCTGGCAAAGCGGTCGTTGAGCTCCTGCAGCTCGGCCTTCTCGTTGCTGCGGGTGGTGAGGAACTCCTGGTTGACGGCTTCAGCCAGGGTGAAGTCCACCTTATCGTAGCTGAGACGAGGGGGCTGAGCGGTGGGGCGAGAACGCTGTTGGTGGTAGGTGGTGCTACGAGATGCCACATTAGGTGATGCTGACCGCATGTAGCGCCCCCCAGATTGGGGCATTCGGGACGACACAGAAGAGTAGGAGGACATGGGGATGGGGTGAGGGCTTCCAAAAGTGCGCCTGTAGGAAGTGGAGGTATGCATTGAAGAGTGGCTCATGGTTGGTCTCGTTCTGTTCTCTGTCGATGTAGAAAGGTGGAGAGCTGAAGGCTTGGTGATGCTCGTGAAGCAACAGGACATTAGACTGAAGACTGCCAGGGGTTTTTATGCACTCTCACTGGCTATCCCATCATCCCCCATCGCCTCCCACTCCCTCACTTCTCCTCACCCCACCCACATGAACTCTTCCTCTCTCAGTCACACATCAGCATACAAGCTTTGGCCACTCCCTACCATTCAGGGAGCGATTCTGCCTCTCTGTGTGCCTTCACCAGTGctctgtcttcctgtctgtcttgacaGCTCCACCCTTTTAACCAGAGCATTTGGCAGGAGGCCAGACTGGCTTCTACATTACTGCTTTGATAACTAAAGATGTCTCCCTGCGTCGCCTCACTGATTTACACCCTCATTAATGCTTTTCTCTGGCTCATTCATCCATGTTTGATTGTTATTTCTCAAGTGCGATTCCTGTACACTGTAAACAAGTTTACTCGCTCTCACTtgtacttttattgtttttaacttCACTATCAAATAAGTGAAGTAAGCTACCTGGTTTCCAATAGGAAAATGTGAAATTGTACTCTAAATTgaatcaca
Coding sequences within:
- the prph gene encoding peripherin — protein: MSCCFTSITKPSALHLSTSTENRTRPTMSHSSMHTSTSYRRTFGSPHPIPMSSYSSVSSRMPQSGGRYMRSASPNVASRSTTYHQQRSRPTAQPPRLSYDKVDFTLAEAVNQEFLTTRSNEKAELQELNDRFASFIEKVRYLEQQNGALQQELNQFKGQHQHGQPNRASEMFQEELRELRRQMDAVVKERDQYQMERDNVAEDLALLKQRLDEEAQKRADAENNLVAFRKDVDDATLSRLELERKIESLMDEIEFLKKLHDEEIQDVQVSVQTHQLKMEVDSTSRPDLTGALRDIRAQYETIALKNMQESEDWYKSKFVDLTESAKRNTDALRQAKQESNESRRQIQSLNCEVDALKNTNEALLRQMREMEDQFSNEIINYQDSVGRLEDEIRHLKDEMARHLREYQDLLNVKMALDIEIATYRKLLEGEESRITVPILNIGMSNHLDRDYERTSDSGSKRTVVIKTVETRDGEVVKESRRETDRDSARTDKNEKDDKDD